The following are from one region of the Achromobacter xylosoxidans genome:
- the ruvB gene encoding Holliday junction branch migration DNA helicase RuvB, producing MAIQSDSLSSRPDAPRIVAPQPVSPNEESIERALRPKALDEYVGQQRAREQLEIFIAAARKRGEALDHVLLFGPPGLGKTTLAHIIAHEMGVQLRQTSGPVLERPGDLAALLTNLEKNDVLFIDEIHRLSPVVEEILYPALEDFQIDILIGEGPAARSVKLDLQPFTLVGATTRAGMLTNPLRDRFGIVSRLEFYNAADLGHIVTRSAGLLNAGITPDGAAEVARRARGTPRIANRLLRRVRDYAEVKAGGTIDADVAGRALAMLEVDPQGLDLMDRKLLEAIIHKFDGGPVGVDSLAAAIGEERDTIEDVIEPYLIQHGYLQRTPRGRTATLTTWRHLGLTPPAGATAGSGDLFGK from the coding sequence ATGGCCATCCAGTCCGATTCGCTTTCCTCCCGTCCCGACGCCCCCCGTATCGTGGCGCCGCAGCCGGTCTCGCCCAACGAGGAGTCGATCGAACGCGCCCTGCGGCCCAAGGCGCTGGACGAGTATGTCGGCCAGCAACGCGCCCGCGAGCAGCTGGAGATCTTCATCGCCGCGGCCAGGAAGCGCGGGGAGGCCCTGGACCACGTGTTGCTATTCGGTCCCCCGGGCCTGGGCAAGACCACGCTGGCCCACATCATTGCGCATGAAATGGGCGTGCAGCTGCGCCAGACCTCCGGTCCGGTGCTGGAGCGCCCGGGCGACCTGGCGGCGCTTCTGACCAACCTGGAAAAGAACGACGTCCTGTTCATCGACGAAATCCACCGCCTGTCGCCCGTGGTCGAGGAAATCCTCTATCCGGCGCTGGAGGATTTCCAGATCGACATCCTGATCGGCGAAGGCCCCGCCGCGCGCAGCGTGAAGCTGGACCTGCAGCCCTTCACCCTGGTCGGCGCCACCACCCGCGCCGGCATGCTGACCAACCCCCTGCGGGATCGCTTCGGCATCGTGTCGCGGCTGGAGTTCTACAACGCCGCCGATCTCGGCCACATCGTCACGCGCAGCGCCGGCCTCCTGAACGCCGGCATCACGCCGGACGGCGCGGCCGAAGTCGCGCGCCGCGCCCGCGGCACGCCCCGCATCGCCAACCGGCTGCTGCGCCGGGTGCGCGACTACGCCGAGGTCAAGGCCGGCGGCACCATCGATGCGGACGTTGCGGGCCGCGCGCTGGCCATGCTGGAAGTGGACCCGCAGGGCCTGGACCTGATGGACCGCAAGCTGCTCGAAGCCATCATCCACAAGTTCGATGGCGGTCCCGTCGGCGTGGACAGCCTGGCCGCCGCCATCGGCGAAGAGCGCGACACCATCGAGGACGTGATCGAACCCTATCTCATCCAGCATGGCTATCTGCAGCGCACGCCGCGCGGCCGCACCGCCACGCTGACCACCTGGCGCCACCTG
- a CDS encoding ATP-binding protein, producing MRFAPGFLVPRSLRARLILLILGSVLLTQAATLVTVSYFRHKFMEDVAIGYIVTTIRTLRAAVSQVPAEERADFVRTASQNQWRLWSRVLPAEAKLQRFNGRRPPPKAAPKPPPPPPPPPADMQMHGPPAPPPPEVRDEEHGDERASAREGERARERDREEHSRRYQPEPDDIRRDLRVLVQQLNERLNDGTRVALSRGPTPEIFISLAPNPASEDAPRLREWLVIPLDRLDPPVATPFIAAWLGGLGLLLLLAVGFSWHITRPITRLADAADRLAAGQPQRVEPSGPHETRVLGERFNAMLDALSESDSVRRTLLSGLPHDLKGPLSRMWLRIELADDSKLKEGLRADLQDMQHMVDQFIGFVRGTDPAAYRYASMLLSDWLTERVGAWQGAGTDISLRAGDDVATLVVQADAVALGRLLDNLIGNALNHGAPPVQVSLRHEGRHAVLDVADHGSGIVPERRQEALRPFSRLDDARTRTGSVGLGLALAEAIARAHGGSLELLEADSGGLCVRVKLPLSETS from the coding sequence ATGCGCTTTGCTCCTGGCTTCCTGGTGCCGCGCTCGCTGCGGGCAAGGCTGATCCTGCTGATCCTGGGCTCGGTCCTGCTGACGCAGGCGGCCACCTTGGTGACGGTCTCGTACTTCCGGCACAAGTTCATGGAAGACGTAGCCATCGGCTATATCGTCACCACCATCCGCACCTTGCGCGCCGCGGTGTCGCAGGTGCCGGCGGAGGAACGCGCCGACTTCGTGCGCACGGCCTCGCAGAACCAGTGGCGGCTGTGGTCGCGGGTGCTGCCCGCCGAGGCCAAGCTGCAGCGTTTCAATGGCCGCCGGCCACCGCCGAAGGCGGCTCCGAAGCCGCCGCCTCCGCCGCCTCCGCCGCCCGCGGACATGCAGATGCATGGCCCGCCGGCGCCGCCGCCCCCGGAAGTGCGCGACGAGGAACACGGCGATGAACGCGCCAGCGCCAGGGAAGGCGAACGCGCGCGCGAACGCGACCGCGAAGAACACAGCCGCCGCTACCAGCCCGAACCGGACGACATCCGCCGCGATCTGCGCGTGCTGGTGCAGCAGCTCAATGAACGCCTGAACGACGGCACGCGCGTGGCGCTGTCGCGCGGACCGACGCCGGAAATCTTCATCTCGCTGGCGCCCAACCCCGCCAGCGAGGACGCGCCGCGCCTGCGCGAATGGCTGGTCATCCCGCTGGACCGCCTGGATCCGCCGGTCGCGACGCCGTTCATCGCCGCCTGGCTGGGCGGCCTGGGGCTGCTGCTGTTGCTGGCGGTGGGTTTTTCCTGGCACATCACGCGTCCCATCACCCGGCTGGCCGACGCGGCCGACCGGCTGGCGGCGGGGCAGCCGCAACGGGTCGAGCCGTCGGGCCCGCACGAAACGCGGGTGCTGGGAGAGCGTTTCAACGCCATGCTGGACGCGCTGTCCGAATCCGATTCGGTGCGCCGCACGCTGCTGTCGGGCCTGCCGCACGACCTGAAGGGACCCCTGTCGCGGATGTGGCTGCGCATCGAGCTGGCCGACGACTCTAAGCTGAAGGAGGGCCTGCGCGCGGACCTGCAGGACATGCAGCACATGGTCGACCAGTTCATCGGCTTTGTGCGCGGCACCGATCCGGCCGCCTACCGGTACGCCTCGATGCTGCTGTCCGACTGGCTGACCGAGCGCGTGGGCGCCTGGCAGGGCGCCGGCACCGATATCAGCCTGCGGGCCGGCGACGACGTTGCAACCCTGGTGGTGCAGGCGGACGCCGTGGCGCTGGGCCGCCTGCTGGACAACCTGATCGGCAATGCGCTGAACCATGGCGCGCCGCCGGTCCAGGTCAGCCTGCGGCACGAGGGTCGCCACGCGGTGCTGGACGTGGCCGACCACGGTTCCGGCATCGTGCCGGAACGGCGCCAGGAGGCCCTGCGCCCGTTCAGCCGCCTGGACGACGCGCGCACGCGCACCGGCAGCGTGGGCCTGGGCCTGGCGCTGGCCGAGGCCATCGCGCGGGCCCATGGCGGCTCGCTGGAGCTGCTCGAGGCGGATTCCGGCGGGTTGTGCGTGCGGGTCAAGCTGCCGCTGTCCGAGACGTCCTAG
- a CDS encoding response regulator — MDNPHTKLLVVDDDPALRQLLADYLNRHGYDTLLAPDATDLSSRITRYAPDLLVLDRMLPGGDGADACRRLREQGEDIPVILLTARDEAVDRIIGLEAGADDYVGKPFDPRELLARIEAVLRRKRGPSALTKDAPVSFGPFVFDPSTRQLSREGTVVKLTGGEINLLEALVRNAGKPLSRERLLALARDDDAGERNDRAIDIAILRLRRVIEDDPKQPRWIQTVWGIGYRFSP, encoded by the coding sequence ATGGACAATCCCCACACCAAGCTGCTGGTCGTCGACGACGATCCGGCCTTACGGCAATTGCTGGCCGACTACCTGAACCGGCACGGCTACGACACCCTGCTGGCGCCGGACGCTACCGACCTGTCGTCCCGCATCACCCGCTACGCGCCCGACCTGCTGGTGCTGGACCGCATGCTGCCCGGCGGCGACGGCGCGGACGCCTGCCGCCGCCTGCGCGAGCAAGGCGAGGACATTCCCGTCATCCTGCTGACCGCGCGCGACGAGGCGGTGGACCGCATCATCGGATTGGAGGCCGGCGCCGACGATTACGTCGGCAAGCCTTTCGATCCGCGCGAACTGCTGGCCCGCATCGAGGCCGTGCTGCGCCGCAAGCGCGGCCCGTCCGCGCTGACCAAGGACGCGCCGGTCTCGTTCGGGCCCTTCGTGTTCGATCCCTCCACCCGCCAGCTGTCACGCGAGGGCACGGTGGTCAAGCTGACCGGCGGCGAAATCAATCTGCTGGAGGCGCTGGTGCGCAACGCGGGCAAGCCGCTGTCGCGCGAACGCCTGCTGGCGCTGGCGCGCGATGACGATGCCGGCGAGCGCAATGACCGCGCCATCGACATCGCCATCCTGCGGCTGCGCCGGGTCATCGAAGACGACCCCAAGCAACCGCGCTGGATCCAGACCGTCTGGGGCATCGGCTACCGGTTCTCGCCCTGA
- a CDS encoding fimbrial protein: protein MVAPALLWRKTLLRAALAAVVACPIAPAAADPLAASPYMPAPPSARGIGILSPVQPMPVRPAASMASRAVPLDPSPCDMQTMEPALDTSVHGTGNADLIPGTGLGLSGDAQPAPVPQDCTVLATPEEPAPDYSLTLQDGDLPRIPVVMISGVSRASRPWFASASSQEGLRYGGNRNWVYRNTSGPSVAVGNIDARAPAWGSGAPVGGLQISNWAGSGATVPEGSFGYSSSLGRLNHMDPAASSGAVDYGDPVGSGSVRYGLTPTLTLEGQMQSAPSLTTRGMGTTYAAGDYGTFRAGATQSSFDAASAWRYRFDYNVAVADAVNLGYSNEQVGAGYGDLSSYSGGGASAAHTRNTLSAGVPITGWGVLSGTYSGLREGSELAEQRVGLSHSMFVSPKVKLAVGADRDIISGNYEWRANLSMPVDTFMRGTWLSW, encoded by the coding sequence ATGGTCGCCCCTGCACTCCTCTGGCGAAAAACCCTGTTGCGCGCCGCGCTGGCCGCGGTAGTCGCCTGCCCGATCGCCCCGGCCGCGGCCGATCCGCTTGCGGCGTCCCCTTATATGCCCGCCCCGCCCTCGGCGCGCGGCATCGGCATACTGTCCCCGGTTCAGCCCATGCCCGTGCGCCCCGCGGCGTCGATGGCATCGCGCGCCGTCCCGCTGGATCCGTCCCCTTGCGACATGCAGACCATGGAACCGGCGCTGGACACCAGCGTGCACGGCACGGGCAACGCTGACCTGATCCCCGGCACCGGACTGGGACTGTCCGGCGACGCCCAGCCCGCCCCGGTTCCACAGGATTGCACGGTGCTCGCGACGCCCGAGGAGCCCGCGCCGGACTACTCGCTCACCCTCCAGGACGGGGACCTGCCTCGCATACCCGTGGTCATGATCTCCGGCGTGTCGCGCGCCTCCCGGCCCTGGTTCGCCTCCGCCAGCAGCCAGGAGGGCCTGCGCTACGGCGGCAACCGCAACTGGGTCTACCGGAATACCTCGGGCCCCTCCGTCGCCGTCGGCAACATCGACGCCAGGGCGCCGGCCTGGGGCAGCGGCGCGCCGGTGGGCGGACTGCAGATCTCGAACTGGGCCGGATCCGGCGCCACGGTCCCGGAAGGCAGCTTCGGCTACTCCTCGTCGCTGGGCCGCCTGAACCACATGGATCCCGCCGCCAGTTCCGGAGCCGTGGATTACGGCGACCCGGTGGGCAGCGGCAGCGTGCGTTACGGCCTCACGCCGACGCTGACCCTGGAGGGCCAGATGCAAAGCGCGCCGTCGCTCACGACGCGCGGCATGGGCACCACCTACGCCGCGGGCGACTACGGAACCTTCCGCGCCGGAGCCACGCAAAGCTCGTTCGACGCGGCCAGCGCCTGGCGCTACCGCTTCGACTACAACGTGGCCGTGGCCGACGCCGTCAACCTGGGCTATTCCAACGAGCAGGTCGGCGCGGGCTACGGCGACCTGTCCAGCTACTCGGGCGGCGGCGCTTCGGCGGCGCATACCCGCAACACGCTGTCCGCGGGCGTCCCCATCACCGGCTGGGGCGTACTCAGCGGCACCTACTCGGGGCTGCGGGAAGGCTCTGAGCTGGCCGAGCAGCGCGTGGGCCTGTCGCACAGCATGTTCGTCTCACCCAAGGTCAAGCTGGCGGTGGGCGCGGACCGCGACATCATTTCCGGCAACTACGAATGGCGCGCCAACCTCAGCATGCCCGTGGATACCTTCATGCGCGGCACCTGGCTGAGCTGGTAG
- the recQ gene encoding DNA helicase RecQ, giving the protein MSDARALGVLQRVFGYESFRGDQQAIVEQVIDGGDALVLMPTGGGKSLCYQIPSLVREGTGIVVSPLIALMQDQVDALTELGVRAAFLNSTQEWRVARDVEQAFLAGELDLLYVAPERLLTDRCLQLLERGRIALFAIDEAHCVSQWGHDFRPEYLGLSMLHERWPDVPRIALTATATADTRSEIAQRLSLDDARHFVSSFDRPNIRYRIIEKNEVRKQLLEMIQTDHEGESGVVYCLSRARVEETAEFLCNQGIDAMPYHAGLSAQVRAANQARFLREDAVVMVATIAFGMGIDKPDVRFVAHIDLPKSVEGYYQETGRAGRDGLPATAWLAYGLQDVVQQRRMIDESPGEESYRRRLGQQLDAMLGLCETVECRRVRLLAYFGQQITACGNCDVCLEPPQAWDGTVAAQKVLSAVYRLWKERGQRYGAGHIIDILRGKVTDRTKQHGHETLSVFGVGADLSDTAWRGVLRQLLAQGLLTVDHEGYGTLALTEGSRAVLKGERQLMLRRESEKKPRSGKSGSGRPKAAAIDLPAELQPVFEALRAWRGEVAKSHGVPAYVIFHDATLREIALAQPESMDELSHISGVGARKLEAYGEEILQRVARPVL; this is encoded by the coding sequence ATGTCTGACGCGCGCGCCCTCGGCGTGTTGCAGCGCGTTTTCGGTTACGAATCCTTCCGCGGCGACCAGCAAGCCATTGTCGAACAGGTGATCGACGGCGGCGACGCGCTGGTCCTCATGCCCACGGGCGGCGGCAAATCGCTCTGTTACCAGATTCCGTCCCTGGTCCGCGAAGGCACCGGCATCGTCGTGTCGCCCCTGATCGCGCTGATGCAGGACCAGGTCGACGCCCTGACCGAACTGGGCGTGCGCGCAGCCTTCCTCAACTCCACCCAGGAGTGGCGGGTGGCCCGCGACGTCGAGCAGGCCTTCCTGGCCGGCGAGCTGGATCTGCTGTACGTGGCGCCCGAGCGCCTGCTGACCGACCGCTGCCTGCAATTGCTGGAACGCGGCCGCATCGCGCTGTTCGCCATCGACGAGGCCCACTGCGTGTCCCAGTGGGGCCACGACTTCCGCCCGGAATACCTGGGCCTGTCGATGCTGCACGAGCGCTGGCCGGACGTGCCGCGCATCGCGCTCACCGCGACCGCCACCGCCGACACCCGCAGCGAAATCGCCCAGCGCCTGTCGCTGGACGATGCGCGCCACTTCGTTTCCAGCTTCGACCGCCCCAACATCCGCTACCGCATCATCGAAAAAAACGAGGTGCGCAAGCAATTGCTGGAAATGATCCAGACCGATCATGAAGGCGAATCCGGCGTGGTCTATTGCCTGTCGCGGGCCCGCGTGGAAGAGACCGCGGAGTTCCTGTGCAACCAGGGCATCGACGCCATGCCCTATCACGCCGGCCTCAGCGCGCAGGTGCGCGCCGCCAACCAGGCGCGCTTCCTGCGCGAGGACGCCGTGGTCATGGTGGCCACCATCGCCTTCGGCATGGGCATCGACAAGCCCGACGTGCGCTTCGTGGCGCACATCGACCTGCCCAAGTCGGTGGAAGGCTATTACCAGGAAACCGGCCGCGCCGGCCGCGATGGACTGCCGGCCACGGCCTGGCTGGCCTACGGCCTGCAGGACGTGGTGCAGCAGCGCCGCATGATCGACGAATCGCCGGGCGAAGAGTCCTACCGCCGCCGCCTGGGCCAGCAGCTGGACGCCATGCTGGGGCTCTGTGAAACCGTGGAATGCCGGCGCGTGCGTCTGCTGGCCTACTTCGGCCAGCAGATCACCGCCTGCGGCAATTGCGACGTCTGCCTGGAACCGCCCCAGGCCTGGGACGGCACGGTTGCGGCGCAGAAGGTGCTGTCCGCCGTCTACCGCCTGTGGAAGGAGCGCGGCCAGCGCTATGGCGCCGGCCACATCATCGACATCCTGCGCGGCAAGGTCACGGACCGCACCAAGCAGCACGGCCACGAAACGCTGAGCGTATTCGGCGTGGGCGCGGACCTGAGCGATACCGCCTGGCGCGGCGTGCTGCGCCAGTTGCTGGCGCAAGGCCTGCTGACGGTGGACCACGAAGGCTACGGCACCCTGGCCCTGACCGAAGGCAGCCGCGCCGTGCTCAAGGGCGAGCGCCAATTGATGCTGCGCCGCGAATCCGAAAAGAAGCCGCGCTCGGGCAAGAGCGGCAGCGGCCGCCCCAAGGCGGCGGCGATTGACCTGCCGGCCGAACTGCAGCCCGTATTCGAGGCTCTGCGCGCCTGGCGCGGCGAAGTGGCCAAGAGCCATGGCGTGCCGGCCTATGTCATCTTCCACGACGCCACGCTGCGTGAGATCGCGCTGGCCCAGCCCGAATCCATGGACGAGCTGAGCCACATCAGCGGCGTGGGCGCCCGCAAGCTGGAAGCCTACGGCGAAGAGATCCTGCAGCGCGTCGCCAGGCCGGTCTTGTGA
- a CDS encoding cytochrome d ubiquinol oxidase subunit II, with the protein MIAMLAASQGLNPDDPSFWMPLAFMALLFVVIAAGMVLDGFDLGVGILLQLAPEHERGRMMSLLSPWRDANEFWLLLGMGLFAAAFPFAWGAVLGKLYGPLTCMVLGVVLRSVSFEFRIRARNEMKPRWIFGFWAGSLITAFGQGMLLGRIATGYQSDAGYGWFSMFVGLCAVAAYVLLGASWLVMRVDGDLQRRAANWARHAIRWTAVGMVAIAVTLGLANAGIFYKWSNIAHLSLAATVWVLMLAGFVAAEMLLARLPGKADRFSWLPFVLCVALFLLMLSGLAYSLFPYLILDDMTLWDGAGALGSMRLVLAGAVVGIPVVLVFNILAYRSVFGKERAPVPLLPPPG; encoded by the coding sequence ATGATCGCCATGCTGGCCGCCTCCCAGGGCCTCAACCCCGACGATCCCTCTTTCTGGATGCCGCTGGCCTTCATGGCCCTGCTGTTCGTGGTGATTGCCGCGGGCATGGTGCTGGACGGCTTCGACCTGGGCGTGGGCATCCTGCTGCAACTGGCGCCGGAACACGAGCGCGGCCGCATGATGAGCCTGCTGAGCCCGTGGCGCGACGCCAATGAATTCTGGCTGCTGCTGGGCATGGGCCTGTTCGCGGCGGCGTTCCCGTTCGCCTGGGGCGCGGTGCTGGGCAAGCTCTACGGACCGCTCACCTGCATGGTGCTGGGCGTGGTGCTGCGCAGCGTCTCGTTCGAGTTCCGCATCCGTGCGCGCAACGAAATGAAGCCGCGCTGGATTTTCGGCTTCTGGGCGGGGTCGCTGATCACCGCTTTCGGCCAGGGCATGCTGCTGGGCCGCATCGCCACCGGCTACCAGTCCGATGCCGGCTACGGCTGGTTCTCCATGTTCGTGGGCCTGTGCGCGGTGGCGGCCTATGTGCTGCTGGGCGCGTCCTGGCTGGTCATGCGGGTGGACGGCGATCTGCAGCGCCGCGCCGCCAACTGGGCGCGCCACGCCATCCGCTGGACGGCGGTGGGCATGGTGGCGATCGCGGTCACGCTGGGCCTGGCCAATGCGGGCATCTTCTACAAATGGAGCAACATTGCCCACCTGAGCCTGGCGGCAACGGTCTGGGTGCTGATGCTGGCGGGCTTCGTCGCCGCCGAAATGCTGCTGGCGAGGTTGCCGGGCAAGGCCGACCGTTTCAGCTGGCTGCCGTTCGTGCTGTGCGTGGCCCTGTTCCTGCTGATGCTCAGCGGCCTGGCCTACAGCCTGTTCCCCTACCTGATCCTGGACGACATGACGCTGTGGGACGGCGCGGGCGCGCTGGGCTCGATGCGCCTGGTGCTGGCCGGGGCGGTCGTGGGCATTCCGGTGGTGCTGGTGTTCAACATCCTGGCGTACCGCTCGGTGTTCGGCAAGGAACGCGCGCCGGTGCCGCTGCTGCCGCCGCCGGGCTGA
- a CDS encoding cytochrome ubiquinol oxidase subunit I encodes MDISTLSLARTQFVASLSFLAFFLAFSLALAWVLLFFKIRARWSGQGGWTAAYRFWVRIFALAFVLTLAASVPVLIQLGSLWAGLMDKIGNVAGPLLGYAILSVFILKSCFLGVMLFGQRRVSDGAHTLAVLMVAVGQLVAVFWVLALQSWMQTPDGALLVDGRYQVYDWMAVVLNPSVGWRMAVVMVGAALAAAFLMMGVTALQALRRPLGDGERNAFKTALVVAVVGAFMQLPVATGAGQMIAKLQPAKAAAAAGYWESGAEPQLVLFGWPDARAHTNVADVTLRNMGGMWLHRNQDGTYRGLDKYSGMLPPVALTFWSLRVAAGLGLLMLAVACVTFLWTFRRGLDPSTLPHWWQRVLCGMMFSGAIAVVAGWWVSILGLQPFAVNGTVTQSEVLGIVASSTVLYGLIGYGVLYLLLLAAFVGMLFHAARYGVVPVRKLAGGTP; translated from the coding sequence ATGGACATATCCACGTTATCCCTGGCCCGCACGCAGTTCGTGGCCAGCCTGAGCTTTCTGGCGTTTTTCCTGGCCTTCTCCCTGGCGCTCGCCTGGGTGCTGCTGTTCTTCAAGATCAGGGCGCGCTGGTCCGGCCAGGGCGGCTGGACAGCCGCCTACCGCTTCTGGGTGCGGATTTTCGCCTTGGCCTTCGTGCTGACGCTGGCGGCCAGCGTGCCGGTGCTGATCCAGCTGGGCAGCCTGTGGGCCGGCCTCATGGACAAGATCGGCAACGTCGCCGGGCCCTTGCTGGGCTACGCCATACTTTCGGTCTTCATTCTCAAGTCCTGTTTCCTGGGCGTCATGCTGTTCGGTCAGCGCCGCGTGTCGGATGGCGCCCATACGCTGGCCGTGCTGATGGTGGCGGTGGGGCAACTGGTGGCGGTGTTCTGGGTGCTGGCGCTGCAATCCTGGATGCAGACGCCGGATGGCGCGCTGCTGGTCGATGGACGCTACCAGGTCTATGACTGGATGGCCGTGGTGCTGAATCCCTCCGTGGGATGGCGCATGGCGGTGGTGATGGTGGGCGCGGCCCTGGCCGCCGCGTTCCTGATGATGGGCGTGACCGCGCTGCAGGCGCTGCGGCGTCCGCTGGGCGACGGCGAGCGCAACGCGTTCAAGACCGCGCTGGTGGTCGCCGTGGTGGGGGCGTTCATGCAGTTGCCGGTGGCGACCGGCGCCGGGCAGATGATCGCCAAGCTGCAGCCCGCCAAGGCCGCCGCCGCCGCGGGCTACTGGGAAAGCGGCGCAGAGCCGCAACTGGTGCTGTTCGGCTGGCCCGATGCGCGTGCCCATACCAATGTGGCCGACGTGACCCTGCGCAACATGGGCGGGATGTGGCTGCACCGTAACCAGGACGGCACCTACCGCGGCCTGGACAAGTATTCGGGCATGCTGCCGCCGGTGGCGCTGACCTTCTGGTCGCTGCGCGTGGCGGCAGGGCTGGGCTTGCTGATGCTGGCAGTGGCCTGCGTGACCTTCCTGTGGACGTTCCGGCGCGGGCTGGACCCGTCCACGCTGCCGCATTGGTGGCAGCGGGTGCTGTGCGGCATGATGTTCTCCGGCGCCATCGCCGTCGTGGCCGGGTGGTGGGTATCCATCCTGGGCTTGCAGCCGTTCGCGGTGAACGGCACCGTCACGCAGTCCGAGGTGCTGGGCATCGTGGCCTCCAGCACCGTGCTGTACGGATTGATCGGCTATGGCGTGCTGTACCTGCTGCTGCTTGCGGCGTTCGTCGGCATGCTGTTCCACGCGGCGCGCTATGGCGTCGTGCCCGTGCGCAAACTGGCTGGAGGCACGCCATGA
- a CDS encoding glutamine--tRNA ligase/YqeY domain fusion protein, which yields MTSATTPTPAASNFLLNIVQDDLEAQRFAGKRWAGKPGPAALQQQGGLDSARIRTRFPPEPNGYLHLGHAKSICVNFGLARDFGGVCHLRFDDTNPEKEDQEYVDAIIEAVHWLGFDWKADGNDNLYFASDYFGYMYEFAEALVEAGHAYVDEQSPEEIRANRGTLTEPGTDSPWRNRPAAESLTLLREMRDGKHPDGSLVLRAKINMASPNINLRDPVMYRVRHAHHHRTGDQWCIYPMYSWAHPVEDALEGITHSVCTLEFEDQRPFYDWILARLAELGKLAQPLPHQYEFARLNVSYVVTSKRKLLQLVREGHVDGWDDPRMPTIFGLRRRGYTPSSIRLFCDRTAVSKSDSRIDYSLLEQAVRDDLDPVAPRSVAVLDPLKLVITNYPKGQTEICTAPRNPHDPEAGVREFPLSRELWIERDDFREEAPKKYFRLFPGNTVRLKYGYVVRCTGFTKNEAGEIIEVQAEYLPETKSGTPGADSVKVKGNITWVSAAHAVPAQIHLYDRLFADARPDGGDKDFLACLNPNSKLTVTAWLEPGTVATPGATWQFERLGYFTADLKESSPEAPVLNRIVTLRDSWAQG from the coding sequence ATGACCTCCGCCACGACGCCGACCCCTGCCGCATCAAATTTCCTGCTCAACATCGTTCAAGACGACCTCGAAGCCCAGCGCTTCGCAGGCAAGCGTTGGGCGGGCAAGCCTGGCCCGGCGGCCTTGCAACAACAAGGCGGACTGGATTCGGCCCGCATCCGCACGCGCTTTCCGCCGGAGCCCAACGGCTACCTGCACCTCGGCCACGCCAAGAGCATCTGCGTGAACTTCGGGCTGGCCCGCGATTTCGGCGGCGTCTGCCACCTGCGCTTTGACGACACCAATCCGGAAAAGGAAGACCAGGAATACGTCGACGCCATCATCGAGGCCGTGCACTGGCTGGGCTTTGACTGGAAGGCCGACGGCAACGACAACCTGTACTTCGCCAGCGACTACTTCGGCTACATGTACGAGTTCGCCGAAGCGCTGGTCGAGGCCGGCCACGCCTACGTCGACGAGCAGAGCCCCGAAGAAATCCGCGCCAACCGCGGCACGCTGACCGAACCCGGCACCGACTCGCCCTGGCGCAACCGCCCGGCGGCCGAATCGCTGACGCTGCTGCGCGAAATGCGCGACGGCAAGCACCCGGACGGCAGCCTGGTGCTGCGCGCGAAGATCAACATGGCGTCGCCCAACATCAACCTGCGCGACCCGGTCATGTACCGCGTGCGCCACGCCCATCACCACCGCACCGGCGACCAGTGGTGCATCTACCCGATGTACAGCTGGGCGCACCCGGTCGAAGACGCGCTGGAAGGCATCACGCACAGCGTCTGCACGCTGGAATTCGAAGACCAGCGCCCGTTCTACGACTGGATCCTGGCGCGCCTGGCCGAACTCGGCAAGCTGGCGCAGCCGCTGCCGCACCAGTACGAATTCGCGCGCCTGAACGTGAGCTACGTCGTCACCAGCAAGCGCAAGCTGCTGCAGCTGGTGCGCGAAGGCCACGTGGACGGCTGGGACGATCCCCGCATGCCGACCATCTTCGGCCTGCGCCGGCGCGGCTACACGCCCTCCTCGATCCGCCTGTTCTGCGACCGCACCGCCGTGTCCAAGTCCGACTCGCGCATCGACTACAGCCTGCTGGAACAAGCGGTGCGCGACGACCTGGACCCGGTCGCCCCGCGCTCGGTGGCCGTGCTGGATCCGCTCAAGCTGGTCATCACCAACTACCCGAAAGGCCAGACCGAGATCTGCACCGCGCCGCGCAACCCGCACGATCCCGAAGCCGGCGTGCGCGAGTTCCCGCTGTCGCGCGAACTCTGGATCGAACGCGACGACTTCCGCGAAGAAGCGCCCAAGAAGTACTTCCGCCTGTTCCCGGGCAATACCGTGCGCCTGAAATACGGCTACGTGGTGCGCTGCACCGGCTTCACCAAGAACGAAGCCGGCGAGATCATCGAGGTCCAGGCGGAATACCTGCCGGAAACCAAGAGCGGCACGCCGGGCGCGGACAGCGTCAAGGTCAAGGGCAACATCACCTGGGTCAGCGCGGCCCATGCGGTGCCCGCCCAGATCCACCTGTACGACCGCCTGTTCGCCGACGCGCGTCCCGATGGCGGCGACAAGGACTTCCTGGCCTGCCTGAACCCGAATTCCAAGCTGACCGTCACGGCCTGGCTGGAGCCGGGCACCGTCGCCACGCCGGGCGCCACCTGGCAGTTCGAACGCCTGGGCTACTTCACGGCCGACCTGAAGGAATCCAGCCCCGAGGCGCCGGTGCTCAACCGCATCGTGACCCTGCGCGACTCCTGGGCGCAAGGCTGA